In Arcobacter ellisii, a genomic segment contains:
- the coaE gene encoding dephospho-CoA kinase (Dephospho-CoA kinase (CoaE) performs the final step in coenzyme A biosynthesis.) yields the protein MSNDLFKNAIALTGGISTGKSTVCNLFKLHGFLTIDADKIAHKLLDENSDKIIEMFGKQYVENGKVLRKELGKIIFSNEENKLKLEALLHPLIKEEIIKESKIFEEQNKPYFVDIPLFFEKMHYPISKSLVIYTPKELQIQRLMKRDNINENEAKLKISNQMDIEEKKKLADMVIDNSKDLKHLQDEVERIIGEII from the coding sequence ATGAGTAATGATTTATTTAAAAACGCTATCGCTTTAACAGGCGGAATTTCAACTGGAAAAAGTACTGTTTGTAACCTATTTAAACTTCATGGTTTTTTAACTATTGATGCCGATAAAATAGCTCATAAACTATTAGATGAGAACTCTGATAAGATTATTGAGATGTTTGGAAAACAGTATGTAGAAAATGGAAAAGTTTTAAGAAAAGAGTTAGGAAAAATCATTTTTTCTAATGAAGAAAATAAACTAAAACTAGAAGCTCTACTTCATCCTTTAATCAAAGAAGAGATAATTAAAGAATCAAAAATTTTTGAAGAGCAAAATAAACCATATTTTGTAGATATTCCACTATTTTTTGAAAAAATGCATTATCCAATTTCTAAATCTTTAGTTATTTATACTCCAAAAGAGTTACAAATTCAAAGACTTATGAAAAGAGATAACATAAATGAAAATGAAGCAAAATTAAAAATTTCTAATCAAATGGATATTGAAGAAAAAAAGAAACTTGCTGATATGGTAATTGATAATTCAAAAGATTTAAAACATTTACAAGATGAAGTAGAACGAATCATCGGAGAAATTATATGA
- a CDS encoding adenylosuccinate synthase gives MSADVIVGIQWGDEGKGKIVDMLAQKYDMVCRSQGGHNAGHTIWVDGIKYALHLIPSGVLNPNAINVIGNGVVLSPENIIKEMSQFKDLEGRLFISDKAHLNLPYHAQIDQAKERLRGAKAIGTTGKGIGPAYSDKINRVGHRVGELLNPAKLTNSILEYFEQNRAIFDVLEIATPNEKELLEELTSYKEQLAPFITNTTNMVWKALDEGKKILLEGAQGTMLDIDHGTYPYVTSSNTVSSGSCSGLGVNPKDVGIVTGIVKAYCTRVGNGPFPSEDFGDEGETMAQVGKEFGTTTGRKRRCGWFDAVAVKYAARLNGCDQLALMKLDVLDGFKKIKICVGYELNGEKIDYVPTCLDDVKAIYEEIDGWESVVGIRDYDSLPVNAKKYIEKIEEVTSVRVGIVSTSPERVDTIIRG, from the coding sequence ATGAGCGCAGACGTAATAGTTGGTATCCAATGGGGAGATGAGGGAAAAGGTAAAATAGTTGATATGTTAGCACAAAAGTATGACATGGTTTGCAGAAGCCAAGGTGGTCACAATGCTGGTCATACAATTTGGGTTGATGGTATTAAATATGCTTTACATTTAATTCCTTCAGGAGTATTAAATCCAAATGCAATAAACGTAATTGGAAATGGTGTTGTTTTATCACCTGAAAATATAATCAAAGAGATGAGTCAATTTAAAGATTTAGAAGGAAGATTATTTATCTCTGATAAAGCACACTTAAATTTACCATATCATGCACAAATTGATCAAGCAAAAGAGAGATTAAGAGGTGCAAAAGCTATTGGAACAACTGGAAAAGGAATTGGGCCTGCTTATTCTGATAAAATTAATAGAGTAGGGCATAGAGTTGGAGAACTTCTAAATCCTGCAAAATTAACTAATTCTATTTTAGAATATTTTGAACAAAATAGAGCAATTTTTGATGTATTAGAAATTGCAACACCAAATGAAAAAGAGTTATTAGAAGAGTTAACTTCATACAAAGAACAACTAGCACCATTTATTACAAACACAACAAATATGGTTTGGAAAGCACTTGATGAAGGTAAAAAAATATTACTTGAAGGTGCACAAGGAACTATGCTTGATATTGACCATGGAACATATCCTTATGTTACATCTTCAAATACAGTAAGTTCTGGATCTTGTTCTGGACTTGGAGTAAATCCAAAAGATGTTGGAATTGTTACAGGAATTGTAAAAGCTTATTGTACAAGAGTTGGAAATGGACCTTTCCCAAGTGAAGACTTTGGAGATGAAGGTGAAACTATGGCTCAAGTTGGAAAAGAGTTTGGAACAACAACAGGAAGAAAAAGAAGATGTGGTTGGTTTGATGCTGTTGCAGTTAAATATGCAGCAAGATTAAATGGTTGTGATCAATTAGCTTTAATGAAACTTGATGTTTTAGATGGATTCAAAAAAATAAAAATTTGTGTTGGATATGAACTAAATGGTGAGAAAATAGATTATGTTCCAACATGTTTAGATGATGTAAAAGCTATATATGAAGAGATTGATGGATGGGAAAGTGTAGTTGGAATCAGAGATTATGATTCACTTCCTGTAAATGCAAAGAAATATATAGAAAAAATCGAAGAGGTTACTTCTGTAAGAGTTGGAATTGTTTCAACTTCTCCAGAAAGAGTTGACACAATCATAAGGGGGTAG
- a CDS encoding pyridoxal-phosphate-dependent aminotransferase family protein — protein MLLTPGPTPVPEFVRKAMSDVTIHHRTEEFEAIFKNTRELLLELYGMPEVVMLASSGTGAMEACVTNLTHKKALTVNSGKFGERFGKICAAFGIEYTEIKNEWNTPVSVDAVVEAVKADSSIDAIFIQICESAGGLRHPVEQIAAEVKKINKDIMIIADGITAIGVEKIDTTNLDAVVTGSQKALMLPPGLAMIGLSNEAVAKIDSKPRGYYFNLSIEIKKQRTNTTAWTAATTLIIGLGAILEKLKEDGFENLYAKTALRANATREALKAIGFEIYPKTPADAMTTAYTEQSSAIRKILKNKYNVNIAGGQDHLAGKIFRINHMGLVEDYEASWAVNAVELALDDLGIRTFDGTANKVFASNMFKGN, from the coding sequence ATGCTATTAACACCAGGTCCAACTCCTGTACCAGAATTTGTTAGAAAAGCAATGTCAGATGTTACTATACATCATAGAACTGAAGAGTTTGAAGCAATTTTTAAAAATACTAGAGAATTATTATTAGAATTATATGGAATGCCTGAAGTTGTAATGTTAGCTTCAAGTGGAACAGGTGCAATGGAGGCTTGTGTTACAAATTTAACGCATAAAAAAGCACTTACTGTTAATTCTGGAAAATTTGGTGAGAGATTTGGAAAAATTTGTGCTGCATTTGGTATTGAATACACTGAAATTAAAAATGAATGGAATACCCCTGTATCAGTAGATGCTGTTGTTGAAGCTGTAAAAGCTGATTCTTCAATTGATGCAATTTTTATTCAAATTTGTGAAAGTGCTGGAGGTTTAAGACACCCAGTTGAGCAAATTGCAGCTGAAGTTAAAAAAATCAATAAAGATATTATGATTATTGCTGATGGAATTACAGCAATTGGTGTAGAAAAAATTGATACTACAAATCTTGATGCTGTTGTAACAGGAAGTCAAAAAGCTTTAATGTTACCTCCAGGTCTTGCAATGATTGGTTTATCAAATGAAGCTGTTGCAAAAATTGATTCTAAACCAAGAGGTTACTATTTTAATTTATCAATTGAAATCAAAAAACAAAGAACAAATACAACTGCTTGGACAGCTGCAACTACTTTAATCATTGGATTAGGTGCAATTTTAGAAAAATTAAAAGAAGATGGGTTTGAAAATTTATATGCTAAAACAGCTTTAAGAGCAAATGCTACAAGAGAAGCGTTAAAAGCTATTGGTTTTGAAATTTATCCAAAAACTCCAGCAGATGCAATGACAACAGCTTATACTGAGCAATCAAGTGCAATTAGAAAAATATTAAAAAATAAATATAATGTAAATATTGCAGGTGGTCAAGATCATTTAGCTGGTAAAATCTTTAGAATTAATCACATGGGATTAGTAGAAGATTATGAAGCTTCATGGGCTGTAAATGCAGTTGAATTAGCACTTGATGATTTAGGTATTAGAACATTTGATGGAACAGCAAATAAAGTTTTTGCATCAAATATGTTTAAAGGAAATTAA
- a CDS encoding MarR family winged helix-turn-helix transcriptional regulator produces the protein MKNKSLKSYGSRTDKSMKTVVRLEKANLKITNLTINYLSKHNLTFNQFKVLEVLYHLGDLNIGSITKLTMSTPGNITVVVKNLKRDEWITSIKDPNDSRASILSITQKGKDIIEQVFPTHAKNLHKAMEVLSDEELDTLYDLLNKVYKAN, from the coding sequence ATGAAAAATAAATCGTTAAAATCATATGGTTCAAGAACTGACAAATCTATGAAAACTGTTGTTAGATTAGAAAAAGCAAATCTTAAAATCACAAATTTAACAATAAATTATTTATCAAAACATAATCTAACGTTTAATCAATTTAAAGTATTAGAAGTCTTATATCATTTAGGTGATTTAAACATTGGTTCAATTACAAAATTAACAATGAGCACACCAGGAAATATCACTGTTGTTGTAAAAAATTTAAAAAGAGATGAATGGATTACTTCAATTAAAGACCCAAATGATAGTAGAGCATCAATTTTATCAATTACACAAAAAGGTAAAGATATTATTGAACAAGTTTTTCCAACTCATGCAAAAAACCTACATAAAGCTATGGAAGTTTTAAGTGATGAAGAATTAGATACTTTATATGATTTATTGAATAAGGTTTACAAAGCAAACTAA
- the purM gene encoding phosphoribosylformylglycinamidine cyclo-ligase has protein sequence MATVSYKDAGVDIDAGNQFVENIKPYVKSTVIPGVLGGIGSFAGAFELPSGYKKPVLLSGTDGVGTKLKLAIDSKKFDTVGIDLVAMCTNDLLCNFGEPLFFLDYYATAKLEVEEATQVVKGIAEGCIRSECALVGGETAEMPGMYKEGDFDLAGFCVGIAEKDELNRIDKIAVGDILIALPSSGVHSNGFSLVRKLLLEKLGMSLEDDFQGKPLKDVLLEPTRIYVKEFKANKDKINALAHITGGGITENLPRVLPDNFKAVVDRSKIKVLPIFEFMGKHVELEEMYRTFNMGVGMVLVVNPSNVDAILANTDGYVIGHIAEGAKGVEFI, from the coding sequence ATGGCAACAGTTAGTTACAAAGATGCAGGTGTTGATATTGATGCGGGAAATCAATTTGTAGAAAATATTAAACCATACGTTAAATCAACAGTAATTCCAGGAGTTTTAGGTGGAATTGGTTCTTTTGCAGGAGCATTTGAGTTACCAAGTGGATATAAAAAACCTGTATTACTTTCAGGAACTGATGGTGTTGGTACAAAATTAAAATTAGCAATTGATTCTAAAAAATTTGATACAGTTGGTATTGACTTAGTTGCAATGTGTACAAATGATTTATTATGTAATTTTGGAGAACCATTATTTTTCCTAGATTATTATGCAACGGCAAAACTTGAAGTTGAAGAAGCAACACAAGTTGTAAAAGGAATTGCTGAGGGTTGTATTAGAAGTGAGTGTGCATTAGTTGGTGGTGAGACTGCTGAAATGCCAGGAATGTATAAAGAAGGTGATTTTGATTTAGCTGGTTTTTGTGTTGGAATTGCTGAAAAAGATGAATTAAATAGAATTGATAAAATTGCAGTTGGAGATATTTTAATTGCACTTCCTAGTTCTGGAGTTCACTCAAATGGTTTCTCACTAGTTAGAAAACTTTTACTTGAAAAATTAGGAATGAGTTTAGAAGATGATTTCCAAGGAAAACCTTTAAAAGATGTTTTATTAGAACCAACAAGAATTTATGTAAAAGAGTTCAAAGCTAACAAAGATAAAATCAATGCTTTAGCACATATCACTGGTGGTGGAATTACTGAAAACTTACCAAGAGTTTTACCTGATAATTTTAAAGCAGTTGTTGATAGAAGTAAAATCAAAGTTTTACCAATCTTTGAATTTATGGGTAAACATGTAGAACTTGAAGAGATGTATAGAACATTTAACATGGGTGTTGGAATGGTTTTAGTTGTAAATCCTTCAAATGTTGATGCAATTTTAGCAAACACTGATGGATATGTTATTGGACATATTGCAGAAGGTGCAAAAGGTGTAGAATTTATCTAA
- a CDS encoding LysE family transporter → MSFEIWLTLFLAAIAISVSPGAGAVLSMNYGINYGLKKSLWAILGLQFGYIIQMLVVIIGLGSLIAKSIFLFNIIKWIGVCYLLYLGISAFFKKVEITNEEERINSYNPKKALISATLINLTNIKATVFLVAFIPQFLNPNESILLQFFIISITLSLVDIFVMIGYSSMASRLKFLLKDTKALKIQNRITGAFLIFAAFLMSTAKKS, encoded by the coding sequence ATGAGTTTTGAAATTTGGCTAACTCTATTTTTAGCTGCTATTGCAATTTCTGTTTCTCCTGGTGCTGGAGCAGTACTTTCTATGAATTATGGAATTAATTACGGTTTAAAAAAATCACTTTGGGCAATACTTGGTTTACAATTTGGATATATTATTCAAATGTTAGTCGTTATTATTGGACTTGGTTCATTAATTGCTAAATCAATTTTTTTATTTAATATTATAAAATGGATTGGTGTTTGTTATCTTTTATATTTAGGAATTAGTGCTTTTTTTAAAAAAGTAGAAATTACAAATGAAGAAGAAAGAATAAATTCTTACAATCCAAAAAAAGCATTAATAAGTGCAACTTTAATAAATCTTACAAATATTAAAGCCACTGTTTTTTTAGTTGCATTTATTCCACAGTTTTTAAATCCAAATGAATCAATTTTATTACAATTTTTTATCATAAGTATTACCTTATCTTTAGTTGATATTTTTGTTATGATTGGATATTCTTCAATGGCATCAAGATTAAAATTTCTATTAAAAGATACAAAAGCTTTAAAAATCCAAAATAGAATTACTGGAGCTTTCCTTATTTTTGCGGCATTTTTAATGTCAACAGCAAAAAAATCTTAA
- a CDS encoding DODA-type extradiol aromatic ring-opening family dioxygenase yields MYPTLFISHGAPNIILSDSKSKRNFQKLGKSLSIPKYIIMISAHYVTNDLKIISPEANKIMYDFYGFEDELYKVIYEINSDKDLTFNLIDKLKKENINISIDEERKSYDHGVWNVLALLYEKLNIPILQLSIPSSYSPFDLINLGEKLKIFKDEAMIICSGGVTHNLGDMSYSSTPKTYAQEFNEKIKNIVENGDGNSLLNIKSDINFYKNHPSVEHFLPLFIAFGSATNKKGKSVNSEMQYSNISMESFTFDEKDKL; encoded by the coding sequence ATGTATCCAACACTATTTATTTCACATGGCGCACCAAATATAATTTTAAGTGATTCAAAATCAAAAAGAAATTTCCAAAAACTTGGAAAAAGTTTATCTATTCCAAAATATATAATAATGATTTCAGCGCATTATGTAACAAATGATTTAAAAATTATTAGTCCTGAAGCAAATAAAATTATGTATGACTTTTATGGTTTTGAAGATGAGTTATATAAAGTTATTTATGAAATAAATAGTGACAAAGATTTAACTTTTAACCTCATCGATAAATTAAAAAAAGAGAATATAAATATTTCAATTGATGAGGAAAGAAAAAGTTATGACCATGGAGTGTGGAATGTTTTGGCTTTATTATATGAAAAACTAAATATCCCAATTCTTCAATTAAGTATTCCTAGTTCTTATTCACCATTTGACTTAATAAATTTAGGTGAAAAATTAAAAATTTTTAAAGATGAAGCTATGATTATTTGTAGTGGTGGAGTTACCCACAATCTAGGAGATATGAGTTATAGCTCTACCCCAAAAACTTATGCCCAAGAATTTAATGAAAAGATTAAAAATATTGTAGAAAATGGTGATGGAAATAGTTTATTAAATATTAAATCAGATATAAATTTTTACAAAAACCATCCCTCAGTTGAACACTTTTTACCTCTATTTATAGCTTTTGGAAGTGCAACAAATAAAAAAGGTAAATCAGTAAATAGTGAAATGCAATACTCAAACATTTCAATGGAGAGTTTCACTTTTGATGAAAAGGATAAATTATGA
- a CDS encoding ATP phosphoribosyltransferase regulatory subunit, translating to MIFEHEIPKGSRLYFGKTAKRKRVLENKVCDILDVMGFEEILTPNFSYSQHQAIANERKLIKFSDEQNEQVSLRADSTLDVVRIITKRLGRTTTHKKWFYVQPIFTYPSKEEYQIGCEWIDHDNIADIMNLTATILKSLQIEPILQISNINIPKLVSSELNIDIELLKNGEIAALFKLNCDWLNKLIKVKDISSLEKVIDIVPSSIKKELEKLLQKAKEVDYSNIIIAPLYYGTLRYYDSIYYRVIHENLTLCKGGMYSSEGMSSLGFALYTDNLLKILED from the coding sequence ATGATTTTTGAACACGAAATTCCAAAAGGTAGCCGATTATACTTTGGAAAAACTGCAAAAAGAAAAAGAGTATTAGAAAATAAAGTTTGTGATATTTTAGATGTAATGGGTTTTGAAGAGATTTTAACACCAAATTTCTCATATTCTCAACATCAAGCAATTGCAAATGAAAGAAAACTAATTAAATTTTCTGATGAGCAAAATGAACAAGTATCTTTAAGAGCAGATTCAACTTTAGATGTTGTAAGAATAATTACAAAAAGATTAGGAAGAACTACAACACATAAAAAATGGTTTTATGTTCAACCAATCTTTACATATCCATCAAAAGAAGAGTACCAAATTGGATGTGAGTGGATAGATCATGATAATATTGCTGATATTATGAATTTAACAGCAACAATTTTGAAGTCATTACAAATAGAACCAATTTTACAAATATCAAATATTAATATCCCGAAATTAGTTTCAAGTGAATTAAATATTGATATAGAATTATTAAAAAATGGTGAAATAGCAGCACTGTTTAAATTAAATTGTGATTGGTTAAATAAACTTATAAAAGTAAAAGATATTTCAAGTTTAGAAAAAGTTATTGATATAGTACCAAGTAGTATTAAAAAAGAGTTAGAAAAACTACTTCAAAAAGCAAAAGAAGTTGATTATTCTAATATAATCATTGCACCACTTTATTATGGAACATTAAGATATTATGATAGTATTTATTATAGAGTGATACATGAAAATTTAACATTATGCAAAGGTGGAATGTACTCAAGTGAAGGAATGAGTTCATTAGGTTTTGCACTATATACAGATAATTTATTAAAAATTTTAGAGGATTAA
- a CDS encoding YceI family protein: MKFLKLGLASVIASTALFAGTYNVDASHSNVGFKVKHMMISNVVGKFDTFNGSFEYDEKTKTLKSLVGEIDVNSINTENAKRDAHLKESDFFAAKEFNNIKFVLSKVEDDKAYGKLTLRGVTKDVVLDLENNGTVKDPWGNTRVGLALSGKINRIDYGLKYNTVLEAGGVAVDEIVKLDIQLEGILAK; encoded by the coding sequence ATGAAATTTTTAAAATTAGGATTAGCTTCAGTTATCGCTTCAACTGCACTTTTTGCAGGAACTTATAATGTTGATGCGAGTCATTCAAATGTTGGATTTAAAGTAAAACACATGATGATTTCAAATGTTGTTGGAAAATTTGATACGTTTAATGGTTCGTTTGAATATGATGAAAAAACAAAAACATTAAAATCACTTGTTGGTGAAATTGATGTAAATTCAATCAATACTGAAAATGCAAAAAGAGATGCTCACTTAAAAGAATCAGATTTTTTTGCAGCAAAAGAGTTTAATAACATTAAATTTGTTTTATCAAAAGTTGAAGATGATAAAGCTTATGGTAAATTAACTCTAAGAGGGGTAACAAAAGATGTTGTTTTAGATTTAGAAAATAATGGAACAGTAAAAGATCCTTGGGGAAATACAAGAGTTGGTTTAGCTTTAAGTGGAAAAATCAATAGAATAGATTATGGTTTAAAATATAATACAGTATTAGAAGCAGGTGGTGTTGCTGTTGATGAGATAGTAAAACTTGATATTCAACTTGAGGGAATTTTAGCTAAATAA
- a CDS encoding pirin family protein — MIKKLPKENMGTSNLGWLESRFHFSFAEYRNPNNINFGVLRVLNDDIVHPMSGFDTHPHSNMEIISYVVNGEITHKDSMGNSETLKRGEVQYLSAGDGIYHSEHNLHKSEDLRLLQIWIIPPFTGLPRLYGSHQYKEEERQNRLLNIVSSQNGDSKIKIYQDINIFVSELDKELDFKIQKDRQVYFVQIEGSSNINGTLLENGDAMEIVDEDILTIKPITKSHILFIEMQKK, encoded by the coding sequence ATGATAAAAAAATTACCAAAAGAAAATATGGGAACATCAAACCTTGGTTGGTTAGAGAGTCGTTTTCATTTTAGTTTTGCAGAATATAGAAATCCAAATAATATAAATTTTGGAGTTTTAAGAGTTTTAAATGATGATATTGTTCATCCTATGTCAGGATTTGACACTCATCCACACTCAAATATGGAAATAATCTCTTATGTTGTAAATGGTGAAATAACTCACAAAGATTCTATGGGAAATAGTGAGACTTTAAAAAGAGGTGAAGTTCAATATCTTAGCGCTGGAGATGGAATATATCATAGTGAACATAATCTTCATAAAAGTGAGGATTTAAGACTTTTACAAATTTGGATTATTCCGCCATTTACTGGACTTCCAAGACTTTATGGTTCACATCAATATAAAGAAGAAGAGAGACAAAATAGACTTTTAAATATTGTTTCTTCACAAAATGGAGATAGTAAAATAAAAATCTATCAAGATATAAATATATTTGTAAGTGAATTAGATAAAGAGTTAGATTTTAAAATTCAAAAAGATAGACAAGTTTATTTTGTACAAATTGAAGGAAGTTCAAATATAAATGGAACACTTTTAGAAAATGGTGATGCAATGGAAATTGTTGATGAAGATATTTTAACAATTAAACCAATTACTAAAAGTCACATTTTATTTATAGAGATGCAAAAGAAATAA
- a CDS encoding spermidine synthase, producing the protein MKDNYAFNEMMVHVPLCTHKEASNVLIIGTVDEDLKSEASKHNKTSKIEFGDTSFLTSQNEKNVDVIILTDVKIDELLLANIERILKDDGLICFATKAFSKDEEQLFTDLKLVGSKFWIAMPFRFGHNTSIIASKRYHPTADLNLQRADLLDDLDYYSAEIHNASFVFPAAEFRALTGIAKR; encoded by the coding sequence ATGAAAGATAATTACGCATTTAATGAAATGATGGTACATGTACCATTATGTACTCATAAAGAAGCCTCAAATGTTCTGATTATTGGAACTGTTGATGAAGATTTAAAATCAGAAGCTTCTAAACATAATAAAACTTCAAAAATTGAATTTGGAGACACATCTTTTTTAACATCACAAAATGAAAAAAACGTTGATGTAATAATTTTAACTGATGTTAAAATAGATGAATTGTTATTAGCAAATATTGAAAGAATTTTAAAAGATGATGGTTTAATCTGTTTTGCAACAAAAGCATTTTCAAAAGATGAAGAGCAACTATTTACAGATTTAAAATTAGTTGGTTCAAAATTCTGGATTGCTATGCCATTTAGATTTGGTCACAATACTTCAATTATTGCTTCAAAAAGATATCATCCAACTGCTGATTTGAATCTTCAAAGAGCAGATTTACTTGATGATTTAGATTACTATTCAGCAGAAATACACAATGCTTCATTTGTATTCCCAGCTGCTGAGTTTAGAGCTTTAACTGGTATCGCTAAAAGATAA
- the dapF gene encoding diaminopimelate epimerase, protein MTYTKYSASGNDFIICHSFVEKDYSTDAIKLCNRTEGIGADGFVVLVPTNEADFKWLFYNSDGSHAAMCGNATRACAHYAFTNGLISSNETKFLTGAGLIKSTIENDIVETQLTAPKVINEEFMEEGFIWYLVDTGVPHLVTIVDDLDLYEHNLCAKMRYKHNANVNFAKIENGIIKVRTYERGVEGETLACGTGMAACFLRAINLKLVNDTAFVYPKSNEQLTLSIKDGIIYFKGAVKKVFTTNI, encoded by the coding sequence ATGACATATACAAAATATAGTGCGAGTGGAAATGATTTTATCATTTGTCACTCATTTGTTGAAAAAGATTATTCAACTGATGCGATTAAATTATGTAATCGAACTGAAGGAATTGGTGCTGATGGTTTTGTAGTTTTAGTTCCAACAAATGAAGCAGACTTCAAATGGCTATTTTATAATAGTGATGGAAGTCATGCCGCTATGTGTGGAAATGCGACAAGAGCTTGTGCCCATTATGCTTTTACAAATGGATTAATTAGTTCAAATGAAACGAAATTTTTAACAGGTGCTGGATTAATAAAATCAACTATTGAAAATGATATAGTTGAAACACAACTAACTGCTCCAAAAGTTATCAATGAAGAATTTATGGAAGAAGGTTTTATTTGGTATTTAGTTGATACTGGTGTTCCTCATTTAGTAACTATTGTTGATGATTTAGATTTGTATGAACACAATTTATGTGCAAAAATGAGATATAAACACAACGCAAATGTAAATTTCGCAAAAATTGAAAATGGAATTATAAAAGTTAGAACTTATGAACGTGGTGTTGAAGGAGAGACTTTAGCATGTGGAACAGGAATGGCTGCATGTTTTTTAAGAGCAATTAATCTTAAATTAGTAAACGATACTGCTTTTGTTTATCCAAAAAGCAATGAACAATTAACTCTTTCAATTAAAGATGGCATTATTTATTTTAAAGGTGCTGTAAAAAAAGTTTTCACAACAAATATTTAA
- a CDS encoding glyceraldehyde 3-phosphate dehydrogenase NAD-binding domain-containing protein, which yields MSTKLLLNGAGRIGKAVLKQLLENKDFEIVIINDINPYIENIVYSINYDSTYGKLDDKFKIVENNYIQNSKSKIKITHFNSLDKIDLTNIDIIIDSSGKKEDINLLKQLPVSAIFLTHPNKNADINVILGANEEKLNPSIHKIISTSSCNATALLPALKLINDNKEILCGDIVTIHPLLNHQRVLDGSFVGSATRDVECNFEFGRSSTQNIIPNKTTTITACSYVLEKFNKELISSNSLRVPTDTVGAINVTLFTKQSSTKNEIIELFKEYEKTQKFPIVLNNIEPLVSSDFKKERFTTIVDFRYLEVKNNMIKLLLWYDNEWGYASKVVEILKYYEEIKKGK from the coding sequence ATGAGTACAAAACTCCTTCTAAATGGTGCAGGAAGAATAGGGAAAGCTGTTTTAAAACAGCTTTTAGAAAATAAAGATTTTGAAATTGTTATTATAAATGATATAAATCCATATATTGAAAATATAGTTTATTCAATAAACTATGATTCAACTTATGGAAAACTTGATGATAAATTTAAAATTGTTGAAAATAATTATATCCAAAACTCTAAATCAAAAATAAAAATCACTCACTTTAACTCTTTGGATAAAATTGATTTAACAAATATTGATATTATTATTGATTCAAGTGGAAAAAAAGAGGATATAAATCTTTTAAAACAACTTCCAGTTAGTGCCATTTTTTTAACTCATCCAAATAAAAATGCTGATATAAATGTGATTTTAGGAGCAAATGAAGAAAAATTAAATCCATCTATTCATAAAATCATATCAACAAGTTCATGTAATGCAACTGCCCTACTTCCAGCTTTGAAACTAATCAATGACAATAAAGAGATTCTTTGTGGAGATATAGTTACTATTCATCCTTTATTAAATCATCAAAGAGTTCTTGATGGAAGTTTTGTTGGAAGTGCAACAAGAGATGTTGAGTGTAATTTTGAATTTGGAAGATCTTCTACACAAAATATAATTCCTAATAAAACAACAACAATAACTGCTTGTTCTTATGTTTTGGAAAAATTTAATAAAGAGTTGATTAGTTCAAACTCTCTTAGAGTTCCAACAGATACAGTGGGAGCTATAAATGTAACACTTTTTACAAAACAAAGTTCAACAAAAAATGAAATAATTGAACTATTTAAAGAGTATGAAAAAACACAAAAATTTCCAATAGTTTTAAATAATATTGAACCTTTAGTTTCAAGTGATTTTAAAAAAGAGAGATTTACAACAATCGTTGATTTTAGATATTTAGAAGTAAAAAACAATATGATTAAACTTCTTCTTTGGTATGACAATGAATGGGGTTATGCTTCAAAAGTTGTTGAGATTTTAAAATATTACGAAGAAATAAAAAAAGGCAAGTAA